CCATATTTCCCCCCAAAGAAAGCAGACAGGGGCGTTAAAGGGGGCTGGGAAGCACTCTGCATATGCTGACAGCTCAGGGTCAGCCAGCAGAGGTTTGGTTGGCCATCTGAAGGGAGCAACGATCAATCTGGGGCTGTTGGGACATCAAGGCCCATAATCCAATATAATGACAGAAGCTAACTCCCAGTAAAAATTATGTACAAATGGTGGGGGGgcgaggggggggggggagggatTGGTAGCTTTTGTAAATTCCTTGGTAGCTTTTGTAAATTTAAATAGTAAAATTATTAACGAGGAATAACAGTAGTTTAAAACCCAGAAAACCAAATTTAGTAGATGAGAAATTATGATTAATTTAAGATAAAGTCTCTGTTGGTCTCTGGCTTAATTTGTTAGGGAACTGGGGAATCTCCCACCTGTATAATGTGCTAAAAGACAAATGGGCAAAGCaatggaaaatgaaagattAATCTCTATACAGTAGGGAGGGTGTCCTAATTTGTCAAagatatttccctttttctgcatTCTAGAATAAATATATTAACCTCATTGTTTTAAGAGAAAAGAATCTTTTCAGACCCTACCTACAATCTGGCAAAGATGgagttaaaatatatttccttaTTAGCCATAGAAGCATTCTGCTAAACAGCATGAGAAGAGGGAGCAGATTACTAGGTGTTGGCAAAAAGACATGAAGGGCCTCATGTACAGCAgctaattcttttctttttctttcctttaaggGGTAGAGTTTCGTGGGGGAAATGCGTTTCTGTGgtaaaatgcttcattttcctCATTGAGATTTAGTTCAAATGATCTGACTTAAAACCTTTGCACTGATTTTGCTGAAGAAAAGCTCAGTTTTTACTCTGAAGTTGAGCTAAAGTGTTAATGAGTAGTTCTTAAAATATCCAGACATGAACAACTATTAATGTcttgttttgaaaaaaacctACAGCTCCCAGATGCAGAAATTGTATCTAGCCTGGATCTGTTTGATATGAAGTGTTAGAATATGAACTAAACCTCTGATTTTTTCATAAGAATGTAATGGTTTAAAATTCTGCGGCAGATCCAGAATTAAGTTTAAAATGGGAGAATTTAGAGGCGTGAGTCAAATGGATGGAAAATACAGACACATGTGTATTTAGCTTTAGGGGAAATTAAGTTAGTCCAGTAATACATTGTACGAATCCTAGTGGATTTGTCCTTCAACTTGTGATATTATGTGATACTATTTAGCAGTAAACCTACTTACCGACTGAAGTTATGATGATATGAATAATAGTAACTGTTACAGCATAGTCCCAAACCCATTCTTCCACAACCAGAGCAAACAGCAGACCACAAAGGAAGAAAGTTATTTCCAGGGATATCACAAGAACTGTAAAGGAAAATAGGATATTTTCACCAAACATGGTTTTGAAAGACTTCTTCTCATATTCCAAACAATAGCAATAAGAAGATAAAATACCTGAGATAGTTATGCATTTTCATGGATGGATGAAAGGAGGATGCAATACTAATTGGTGGTATGAAATAGCTGCTGTCTTTCACATATAAACTTATTGCATCAAACTgataaaatttggggaaaaaatcatgtTGAGATACAGTAATTATATTTGGCCCTGAAAAGTAATTCTAATGGAatatgctttaattttttttttctagtggcATAACATAAATGTTCTTCCTTCGTCTGAAATCAGTATTAACACTGTACAAACATCCATGcatttttattactcttttAAGCTTTGTACCAATTTACTTTTGAGCTTTATGTATTTTACTGACAGATTATGAGGTTCGCCTTTGTAAAATAGATTACAAATCTGGTAAAATTTTATGTATGCATGTAATTTTTTAGGAATTGCTATGTaggaaaaagaatatattttgagGGCTTcagaaaaattgcagaaatttGTATTAGGatatataaagatatttttaggAATTGAGCTACAATCAAATTCTGATATTTTAATGCCCACTGTATTGAAGCATTACCAAAGCAAAATTGTCATTAGTTGAATGTGACCCATTTCTCTGATCTGAATCCAGTGATTCATAAGAAATTTgctgaaataagaaaattaaattaaatgactTTGTAAAGGAACTTGATGGAGAATGGTAATTGTTCTGCAATGAAAATGAAGCATCCTGGCaaagcagaacattttcttctgaTGATGCAAGATCAGAAGAACTCAACAAAAAGCCTAAAAATCACTTGAATTTTAAATAGCAGTTCAGAAATGAGAAGCGCTGGCAAGATGCATAAGCATTTAATTGCAGTGTagttaaaatacagaaatcattactaaaacagctttaaaatacTATCCATTGGAAGACAAGACAAGTTTACATCCATATGCAATATAGTTTCTtgagtgaggggaaaaaaaagataaagaaactTCAGTTACCTAAATAATATGGGTTAATCCATGAgggatttgttttaaaatcaaaagGTGCCAAACCATCCAACATTTTAATCCtgtgaaagcaaaattaataaatttaaacaGGGACTTCTAGTATTTAATATTTGGAGTTTAGATTTCATGACATATTATGAGTGTTTTTAAATAGTGTTTTAAATGGAATATTCTTGCAAGCTCTCTAAGTCCCATTCTGAGTTTTGGCTTTGCCCTTGCTCACTTCTATTTAACATATTTGGTGCTATGCATGGTAATCAATAACTTCCTGGGGGgatataatttctctttttcattgactataaaatcttttttttcctgtcattttttCATGTCATCATTTCTCTTACGTTCATTAATTTACATGGTGTAACTGCAAGGACAAATATTAGAACCAacaatttatattagttttGAGTCTCCACTTGCCAATTTGAAAGAAGGTTCAGGTACAACAATTTAActgaatttgaaaaaatatgttCCTCAGTCTGGATGCTTCCTTTAAACAGGCGTGTCTCCACCCATGAGTTCCAGTGTGCCAGCCTGTCAGACTGAAGAGAGGGAAATCTTACCTGAATACTGCAAAGCACACAGAGAGGACCACGTAGTACACAGTGTAGAAAACTATTATGCATATCAACAGGTTCACCAGAACAACCTGCAAAAGGGAATAAAGCAGTAAAACCTAAAGCCATGCTAACATCAGGCATTCCCAGAAAATAACTCTAGATTTCTATCAAATATAATGTGAAAAAggtttgtaaaataaaatatttaggcAGAATTTTTACTGTTGCTGATTACCTAAATGTGCTAAAAGCTCTTTGGTACATTTCAGCTCCTAATGTGTGGCTGTAATGTATGGCTTTTTTTCTATCATATATTGTTATAAACCTACTATATATACAATTTACAAGTGTTCCCAAAAGAAGGGGGACATTTCTTGATGGATTTTAAGAAATTAAGGAGGTACAGAGACGAGACTCAAAAGGCAGCTGTAGCTagaaatgtttggggtttttctccatTAGGGCTAGAGCCCTAAAGAGGTCAATCTGTTTAGCTCCAAGGGATGATTTGATTATGATGGATAAGTACCTTCACAGAAAATGCCAGGTACTTAAGGGGTTTTTAATCTATCAGAGAAGACACAAGAAGTAAACAGCTACAAGTTCTAGCTAGACAAATTCAAAAGATGCAGGAAGGACATCTTGACTTGTAAAGGGAACAAACGCCCACTGGAAATAAGAGATCTTTCTAAGCAGTAGTAGATGCTTCTGAGGATGAAACTTCAACACTAACATTCATTTCTGGCCTTAGTTCTTTGAGGGGTTGTGTGGTAGGTAATGTATTTACAGAAGCATCCAACTTTGACAGAAGTGGGAACACTGTGAATATATCAAACCACCTATTTTTATATTGCTAAATGTTGTAAAGTGTTCAGTATTGAATACTGCATCTGTCTCCCACAAGAAGAGGGACCAAAGAGCTTTAGTTTCTAATGCAACAGGAGATAAACCCATCATGCCTGTAGAGACTGCTATTTTTCAATAACAAAAAGTCCAGGACAgtcttaatattttctttttttttcgtACATAAAAACAAAGCCAAGCAAAAACTGAGAACTATTAATCTCTTCAGCCACATTGGTTTGTGGGCTAAATACAGCTCCTTTGCACTGTCTGTATTCTTATTCTAAATGAAAATTGGCCAAATAACCCATTTGATCCCTTCCTTTCCACAGTGCACACCATGACTGTGGTAATGGAAATCAACTCCAGTGTCACACGTAAGTTTGGCAGCCATGCTGCTTCCTACTCCCCTGAGCAAAACTTCAAGCACTGGAAATTTAATGTCTGGCACATTTTTGGCAGGAATCTTTTTCGTTTCattgctctgggcagctgcacTTTTCCTGTGATTCTCCTTTATCCATCATCCCTCCTCTTGCAGCTGTCTCTGTGAAGCCTTATCTGCCCTAGATGGAGGCTGGTACAGGAGTAAAAGTGGGGAGAGGGGACTGGAGGGAACATCCCAGAGCTGAAGGAGGGCTGTGAGACGATGACCTATTGACCTGTAATTACAGTAGGTGAATTCCCAGCCTTGAAGTCAGCCACCCACTTTCTTTGGCCTCAAAGGCACAGTATTTTTCTCTTGGTACCCAGAATATTCCTAGTCCCTGCTTTAGGGATGTAGTGAGGCATTAGCTATAGTATGCTTTGGTCATTTCAGTAAGCCAAGGAAATGCACACAACACgaaaataaaaacactgaaaattttccagttttatcacattctacttatttttttttatttgaccGTGCCACAGAAATTTAaacatacaattttttttaatctgagaatactttttattttcaatctATTTTCCCCTTTCTAGATCTTCTgctattttaaagcaaaaaactCACAAGTTAAAATCTATAGGGTTATTCATTATATGTCAAAACAACTTAAAAGAAGAATCTTAGAAAAACACTGCTGACATCAAATGTAAAATTTTATGACACTTCAAGAATTTTATCTCACAAGTGGAACAACGTCACATATTTTGAAATCCTTTTTATAAGGTGTACTTTGCAGTACTTGCTGCCAGCACTACCGGATAAagtatctttttaattttggggcatttttaggAAGAGAACATTGAAGAACAGTCTGTAAGAATGAAAGCAACAGCTCTTTCCAGCCCCGCAGCAGTTGTCTAATTCTCTAATACTATCTGGTGACATATTCAACACTAAATAAACTCAATTCCCTTTACCTTGGTTTCAGCAGTTTTGACCTTGAGAGCCATGGACACATGATGAGTGAAAGGAAGTGCTCTTGCTATATTCCATATGCCAACTTTAGCAGGaagaagcagctgcttttcaccccaaaaaacattCTAACGGGTAAGTATAGGACAGGGTGGGGTGAGGTGAGTTGATTGGATTAAACTGAATTGAGACAGAAGACATCTGTGGGCTAAATGTAAGCTGCTaaagagcaaagagaaaatcCTGCTTGCTCATGCAATGTGAGTACTTTTGGAGCTACAGTCAGCCAAAGCACATCTAAAATGTAACTTGGCTATTTAGACACaatattatcattcttttccaccttttaattgcttttttttcagcattcatATGATCACAGTTCCTTGGGGTTATTATAACTTCCTACTTTTAATTATCTTTTACATTTTCTAGCATTAATTCTATTGACTATAGATGTGGAGTGGTACATTCTTCACAATGTTCTTTgctaacatttttcttctgactATCACGTTAATACATCAAGTATAATTCACATTAAATTAGGTATAATTAAGTTGAGAAATTCCAGACTTGTGTTatgactcttttttttccctgaaccATATTTTGTTCCTTCGGTAGAATGAAATTTAGTGTGCTTTAGAGCACATCCAACTTCTAGTGAGCAACTCCTTAATGGATTCAAATTTGACTTTTTACAGGCACATTATGATTCAGTATGCTGTATTATTTGGAAAAAGAAGATGCTTCTGAAACTAAACCAAGAATGaacttcttctttttctgctgacaCTAACATAATATGTGCAAATTTCATTAGGGTTTTTTATGCCTTTTAGTCatacaaaataaatgttatCTGCTCTAAAATGCAGTCTGCACTCGGCAAACAAGAGCTTTCACTCATAGATTTGATAGCTCCAGATTGTGAATACTGCCAGGGAAATTACTGGTAGTATTGTGTGAAATTCCTTTCTGTGCAAAAATGCTAGCATAAAAATCTGTACATCAGTAAAGTCCTATTTTGGGGGCTGAAGCAATAACAAAGGAACatactgaaacaaaataaaaaaccctaaactaAGTTGCTTGAACTGTTGCAATAGTCAGAGGTagcaaataaatgaagaaatatttgctttaataattaaaaatatttggaaaggaataaaattattcattcAAAGAGCACACTATCTACCCCAAAGAATCAGCTGAAAACAGCCATGATATAAAATTAATCTGCAGAAACTTTTTCAGTAGGTATAATTAGCAAGATAATTGAAAAAGTAGTGGATTGCATTAATCTCAGCTAACTATTAAACATAACAAGAGTTTACATTCACTGACTTCTTCACAAAAGATGGATTTAACCAAAGATTGATGATAGAAACAAAATCAACAAGTTTGACTGAAACGTAATCGAAGCTGTAGGCATGGATTTGTTGGGCAGACAAAGAGGTTCTTCCCTTCCTCTTGCACAGTTGAAAACTTTAAATACTCTGAGAGAACAGATAACATTTCTGTTGCACCCTTGCTTCAAGATCATAAACACTTAAATTGTGGTAGCCCAGGGAACAGGAGTAAATCAAACTTGGAAGTGGCAGAAAGTGTGTGTGACCCAAAATACTGACAAAGTCACTGAATAGTGAATGCTAACTATAAAGATGATGCCTTTAGCCACATGCTGAGATAATGGAATAATgactttttgtattttttattttcttaaaatttactggatcagctgcaggaaaaaatggcAACTTCTATTCAACAGTGAGAGACAAAAGAGAAGTTTTAATGgaagttaaaataaattgtcTAATCTCGTTTCAACAAGCCCTACTTTTTTAACACATACTCTTTTTTTTACACTACAGAATTTTATTAGGACTGTGAGGAAAAATAGTACTCCATTACTTTTGAGCCCCTGGAGTTGGTGCTACTTTGCTTTGTGAAAATGCACAGGGAACAGTTCTTTGGATAGGATATCAATACCTGACCCTCACATCGTTGACAATTGTTCgtaaaaactattttttgaCATTGGCTCTACACATATACTCTCTTTGTAGTGACATGTAATGGACAATATCCAAAAAAACATAACagcagaaaatcacagaatggagAACACCTTCTGAAAGTAAAATTAAGGACACTTCTATAAGGCAGTAATTCTTCTTAAGAATATGATAATGGCACCTAATAGTATCAAGGCAGTACCTAGTTCCTTTCTGCTTCCTGtaccaaaacaaaaagtcaAATGTAATAAtgaactgtgaagaaaattttgtAAAGCTTACAGCTAAGTTTGCTGCCTAAGCTTATTATTTAGGGttggttttctgggttttggcttttttaaagaatgttaCCATTTACACCCAAAATTTGTGATGCTGTCAAATAGtattgcaaaaacaaaaaaaaaaaaaagaagaacaacAATTTGAAGAACAGTATCATACAGCAATATTACAGGAATATCTCATGGAAAAGAACGGGTAATTTGTGTTACTCTTAAGATGATTGTTTGCACTACAGCTCTGGGCCTTAAAAAGTAATGCTAGACCAGGAATCACATTTCTTAGGTAATTCTAAAACTtggaaaaagttttaaaatcagagaaattAATAAATGCCAAATTTTAGATTATTTCAGTTTAGATATCctgaaatctttaaaaaaatagagagcTCAACCAAATGGTTGCAGACTGGATTGTGGGGTAAGAAATTTTTAGTTTATTGGAGGATGGCATCAAAACATGTGTACTCTGTCTCCATCTGCTGATAGGGAAGAACTACACTTACATTGTGTGTGAGGACAGAAGAGCTTGGAAAAACAAATGGTGGCCACTACTTTTGTGTCTGGAAGTGACTGGCAGAATCTGTCAATGCAGTGAAGGGCACTGAGATTTCCTCACTTGGAACGTGTCATGGCTAAAtacagctcagctgtgtcccaTGAAGGACAGCCCCTGCAGACTGGCACCGGCCACATATGCATTGTCCAGCCTCAGTATGACAGCTCGACTCCCAAATGGGAGGAGACAGAACCACGTGAGATCTCGACTCTGCCACCATGAGGATTAAAGCAATTagcttctttccttcttcaaCCTCTGTTGCAGATGGATCCATTTTAAGGGGTGAGGAATCTGAGAATTAGGTGGAAGCAGGAATGTTCTTTGTATTctatttttactttcaaattTTGTTGAATTGCTTTTAATAATGTCCCTATTCCTGGTAATTTTATCTAAAAGAACTTACAATATAATTGATTAAATAAGACATGAATTTTAGGAAAAGTTGTCTCCTTGAATTTCTGTGTTAAAGCTTAGAAATTCTAAAATGTTCATAGCACCAAAAGAATTAAACTCAAAAACTGGTATAATTCCTTCTGATTAGCAAACTGAAAATGAATTGGAttctttttagaaataattaacCCCAATGAGCCACTTGTATCTAAGGAGTTGACTTAATTAATAGCAAAAATAGTAAACATCTTTTGTTTTGCTAAGTGACACTGTTGGCTTCGTGAACAAGTTCAATATAAAGCTTGAAAGTATTGGCAAAGAAACCAATTTAATAGGCTTTATTTATTCAaactagaaattaattttattgtttgTGAATGGTGTGGGATTGACAGAACTGAAAATGAAGTCTTCTGTTTATCCAGAGAGAAGCTATAACACAATTGCAGCAATGTAAACTTTCCACTCTGGCCCCACTGTATGTCTAAGAAGAAAGTTTAATtgtctgtatttaaaaaaaagaaaaaaaaaatcaatatttggCCTTTCTGCTGAGAAGCTAAACCTGCTGAGAAGCCTATATTTTGAAGATATTCTGGCATTTCCACTAGTGTTAGTGGGAATTTCTGATAAGTACAGTGAAgcactgaaaaatccctttaGGACTAAGCCCACAAAAACTGAGGAGCTGTGAAATTGCTGCTATGGTTAGAGGAAAATGCATCATGTGGGATCAAACACTTGGAGATAGGAAAGGCTGCTGCACCTCCATGCTCCTAAGATCAAAGAGTAGCCAGGCTGTGTGTAAGCACACAGACAGAGCATACCTATGTGTGCATACACATCACATACATGCATATGTGTACATGTGTACATGGATACCACAGAgctcagacacacacacagacaccacCCATGGTCTCATGCTGCTCCCGTTGTGGTCTGAGTAGGTTGGGAGCTCATCAGTGAGAAgatttatacatatttatacacAGAGAAAGGCAGCTGTGACCTGGCTCCAGAAGCTGGATCAGCACGCTGTCTGCCCAGGAGTTGGCATCTTGATCCCAGTTTGTCCAGTTGCTGAGACCAGGACATACTcacctctgtggctgcagccccactcCAGTTTCGGGCCCAGACTCTCACACTAAACACACTTTGCCACACTTGTACCTTCACCAATCACCTAAAtccctccttttccagcctttggTTCCACCTTTAAACACCTCATTACAAATACTGGGCAAGCCCAAAAAACACTCTTCCCCTGCATCTCATACTGTGTCCCACCCCTTTAACCTGAAAGGTGATTCAGAAACTCCAAGTGACTCATCTTGATGAGTTTCACACCTGGGCAAAGGGGCTGAAGTTCTCCTGATAAAAACCTGGAAGGtgtttgctcctcacagcagtAATTTGTGCTCCCACCTGCCATTGAATGTCAGAGCTCCCCTGGGCTTGCAGAGATGGGACAGTTGTTCTTCTTGATGGGCCTGGGATTAGCCCACCATGGTTCTGTTTGAGCTTCCTCCCACCATGATTCTGTTTGAGCTTCCTCTCTTGACACTGTCTCTCACTGCTCTCTCTCAAGGGTATGCCAACAGGCTGTTACCACATCATCTAACAGCTGCCAAGCCTGGTTCTCCACcatttaaaaaagccaaaatctaGCTGACAGGATATTGCAGGTGATATTGGAATGGTTGAGCAGTTAATGGGACTGCCAGCTGTATGGCTGATTTGACTATGAATTGTATACTTTACCAAAATCTCAGCAAGCAGCCACCCACTCTGTGTATACTGGTAACACACCAGTGCCATGGA
Above is a genomic segment from Zonotrichia leucophrys gambelii isolate GWCS_2022_RI chromosome 3, RI_Zleu_2.0, whole genome shotgun sequence containing:
- the TMEM244 gene encoding putative transmembrane protein 244, which gives rise to MALKVKTAETKVVLVNLLICIIVFYTVYYVVLSVCFAVFRIKMLDGLAPFDFKTNPSWINPYYLVLVISLEITFFLCGLLFALVVEEWVWDYAVTVTIIHIIITSVVMSEFPLMLHWWLALGSGVISMICGGQILAYYLFKDNFIYPILDDF